The genomic region AGTCTTTGATACTGTAAACAAAGACTCTAAAAAGGTGTATACACTACATTTAAGACTATGTTTGCAGGCTTGATgcattaattttaaaaacagggttatGAAATGATCAAATTTCAACAGTATAAGTGATATAAGTAggttgtatttatgtgtttgtgataCATTTAAGCGTCAGAGAAGTCCTTGAAGCTGAGAGAAGGCATTCAGTTCAATAAGTGTCACTGCACAGCCTTTGTAAAGAGCTGTATTGACGGAGTGCGTTATTTCATTTCCTCTGAAGCAGCCTATTAAGTAAAAGGGCTCCAGTCTGCTTCAGGTAAGCACTATTTCTATGTTTTAACTGCATCTGAAATGTGTCTGATGATGGAGGAGAAGGGGTGACTGCATTGCCCATTTGTTGCACTTTTCAGAACCAGACATCCTCTCTCTCAAGTGGTTTTCCTTACAACTGCcactgtcactttttaaaaaggtaTGGCAACTGCAACACCATACCTGCAGACTCTCTGGAAGAATGCACAAACCTATCATCTGCTCTGGCAGCCAGGAGGTCATATGATGGCAGGGCTTTGGCAAGCATGACAATTGTGCACTCGTACAAACATTTTGGGCTTTAGATGTTGCTGGATGCCGTTAGAGGAGTGTGGCACCTAATTTCTGTAACATATTAAACTAACAATGCAGATGCAGCAGAACCTCAAATGTAGCTTTTAAAAATCCTTACATTTTACTTCCTTCCAAGAACTTGATCTATACACTACCATCAATGCAATGTAACCCCCAGAAATTAAACGAATCATTcctaacacaaaaatgaaaaacgAGAAGGGACAGGGCGTTCACCGACACTTTGGAAcaatctgcccgaggagatcatgggcctcatgtacaaagctatcttctctggtGGTCAACACGTCACActccctccaggagaccataacaacactaaggagCTTGTTCAGTGACTGActtgttgtaagatatgcttattttttacctctttaattttaattgctaataactttttaataattgatattttataggctcttgtttgcactgtctactctgttactgtgacacttgaatttccctgttgtgggataagtaaaggactatcttttcttatcttatcttaagacttgcatggatttcctactgaaacatggcgtacgctcaaatccagaaaatgTTGTACGCACAAAACTATCCAGATGCATGAATCTGtgcgcaaggatcaacagctgtagaatgGTGTATacgccagccatgaagttggcgtgaGGCATCACACATTTCTACCGTCATTTCGCTCTTGGTACATCTGatctttgctgtgaaaaagtacgtacgcaccctttgtacatgaggccccaggtctgctgagtcagtgagctcttttaaatctcttctgaaaacataccTTTATtatagagcctttcctgatttgatctaaattttgttttatttcaaccaTTTTAAGAagtatgtttttaaataattgtcttcctttagagttattttaggggaatttagTGTctcttaaaatatgttttatttctttatcttgacatgtgtgattttatgacctgcttgttttattttgctgcccatgtgaaggcagtaacattttttttaagtgctctacaaataaaattatcatttttattattattatgattattattattattacttctgGGTACTCAGTCTAATACCCACACAATGATGTTATGATTCTCTTTCATTCACTGTATCATAATCAAGGAGCAAAGAATAGTTTTTTTAAGatctatgtttttaaaaagttcccCTCAGTTCTGATGCCTTTGAAGACTTCAACCACACCTtaagtttggaaacactttcATACTTAAGTTGCATATTTAAGCCAAAGCAAAGACAAGTTAAGACTTACCATGATCCTTTGAAATAGTCGGTGCGTCACCAGATGCTTCACTTTCATCCTCCTGACCACCGGAGTCTTTAGAAGACTCTGTTGTCTCCGAGGAACTCTCTGAACCTTTACAACACGATGACTCCTTCTCTCCACTTTCTGCCTCATCGTCCTCTTCCTTTTCGTCGAACTTGAGCCTCTTCACCTCGTGCTTTTCTGCATCAgagttctcctcctcctcttcctcctcggaGTGTTTGTTCTTTATGCCAGTGTTCGGTGAACTATCACCGTCTGATGATGACGAATCGCTGAAGTAatgagagagatacagagaatGAGTACGGCAGATTTTATACTTGAGATTTGACATCCTTTTAAAGATGGAAGGAATGCCTGATCAGAgtctctgtctttttaaatcaacCCTACAGGTGCATTATAAACTGCACTTATTGAGTTACCTGATGTGCTgctcctccacttcctctgtTGTTGGCTCTGGCTCCTTACCGACTGGACATTCAGGAAGCCCGTTGGTCGAAAGTGAAGTCGACAACGACAGCTTTGGTCTGTTGAGCGGTTTCGGTGTGCCTGGTCCGTTTATATTTCTGCCGCAAAAATTGGAACGaccatttctgtaaatattcaTACCTCAAGATACAAACTCAGCAGAGCCAGCAAAACCCTATGCGTGATAAGAAAGACATAACTACCTCAGagacagcttcttctttttatcactACGTCTTCAAACTAAATACTTTTGCACGTGCTGCTGCATGAGGCTGcgtaagaataaaaaataacactgaCAATCATGTGGCTCCCACCTGTCTGTATATAGAGAAGAGTTACCAGGAAACATCACTCCATTCATTCTGTTGACACTGGATGCACCATTTTTCCttcaaaagaagcagaaaagcagaaaatgactGAGTGTGACTCTAAAAGTGTAACTGAATCAGCAAATCCAAGagggctgtgtttgtgtattaacAGCAGTGTTACAGAAATACTCCAGCCAGAGACTCAAGTGGAGCAGACGCCTATCAGCAGGTGTACTTACTCTGATGTGGGGTGGACACAGCTGACCACCATTACATTCTGCAAATGATAAACAAAGACACATGTTACAATTAATTTGAAGTCAtggaaagcatttttttttatccagtattgtaaataaataactattACCAAAACCCTTGTCATTACAGTTTGTGTACAGTGTAGAGCTCACCTTCTCTAAACCCATGAGAAACTTGTCCGTTCCTGAATAGTTGCGCTTGGGGTCCGTCAGGAGTTCACACAGACGCTGGATGGTGAATGGGATTCTGGAAAAGGTTCCAAGCAGACACACATAGGTTAGTACCGCACAGAGGTctcagaaccagaatcaaaatGCTTTAAACTTGACAGAACTGGAGAATTGGATTGGAGAAAATAAAgaattgaagagttcatttgcaaaaacagataactctgtttttatacattttcaaaaaacattctttttgatatagattcctaataaagttacattttcaggatatctctgattagtatagtcattttgacttagtcaaagccacccagcctcagttgattgatcataccaaaagctagtattagaaaaaatgtgttttttgaaacatttttttactttttcaaaagtgagttaactgtttttgcaaattaactcttcaattcAAAAAGGGGAAACGATCGGGCCACCTCAAGTCACAACTCATTAGAAGTATGCACATGTCTGATAAACCATCATTTCTCATCAACttattttagaaaaaaagttgaatctgGATCATGTTAAAGATTTAATCTCTTTTGTGTTACATCACTGATAAACCAAGGCAAATATTAGTCATTCCCACTGTAATTTGATTTTGAAGCTATTTCCATTCATAGTTACTTTGCAATGTTGACATAGAAAGGAAGAAAATTCCAAGTGTGAGCGTGAAATATTTATGCAAACATGCTACTGAAATAACATTAAGTTGAGtaacttttttgaattgatcaTATTTAAGAAGAAAACTAACATTTTTTATAGAAAAGCCCTGGCCTGCGAGATAAggatttgtttgtgattttcTCAGTGGATTGTTATCAGCTCTGCTCACCCATTGTAACCGTCCACTATTTTTAAGATCCTCTGCTTCATGTCTTCAAAAGGAACATAATCCACGTTGGGATTGTGAGGTCCTCTCTGTTCTGGTGTGGAGGCATGGAAGTCATCCATGACTTTTTCCAACTTGAACATGAAGTACGCTTTGAACTGCGTCCATGGAATCCTGAAAGACAATGGGAATATAAGCTTACATATCACATGAACAAAAAAGGTCATGGAAaactatggtggccctgaagtgcaaatcacaacggcaaatcagaaaacacaacgacagtaaccaaaccggaagaagtaggGACCCTCGGGGTGCATGATTTGTCACTGATTGGACTGGTCTATCCTTTGACCCGGAAGGACCTGGTTTAAATGTTTTCCAAATATGAGTGCAacacaaaacccaattttcaaactacattcaccaaacctctgactcttcatgCAAAACCAagcaatgttgtcagatcataccccaagtcaatcaaaatttaaaaaatactgagcagtcattacacactacataaataaaattgaaaacacaatgctcaggactTGAATGGTCCCTGTCCTTCCAGGTCAAAGGATAGTCCAGTCCAGTCACGTCCCTcgagggtacctacttcttccggtttggttaatgttgtagtgttttctggattgcagtagtgttttctaatttgctgtagtgttttcaaatttgctgtagtgttttctaatttgctgtagtgttttctaatttgctgtagtgttttctaatttgccgtagtgttttctaatttgccgtattgttttctaatttgccatcgtgatttgcacttcagggccaccgtagaaaaGTACTGCCATCAT from Notolabrus celidotus isolate fNotCel1 chromosome 11, fNotCel1.pri, whole genome shotgun sequence harbors:
- the LOC117821902 gene encoding serine/threonine-protein phosphatase 4 regulatory subunit 2-A-like isoform X1, with the protein product MDIDALLEALQGNYEKKGKETCPVLEQFLCHVAKTGQPMIPWTQFKAYFMFKLEKVMDDFHASTPEQRGPHNPNVDYVPFEDMKQRILKIVDGYNGIPFTIQRLCELLTDPKRNYSGTDKFLMGLEKNVMVVSCVHPTSEKNGASSVNRMNGVMFPGNSSLYTDRNINGPGTPKPLNRPKLSLSTSLSTNGLPECPVGKEPEPTTEEVEEQHISDSSSSDGDSSPNTGIKNKHSEEEEEEENSDAEKHEVKRLKFDEKEEDDEAESGEKESSCCKGSESSSETTESSKDSGGQEDESEASGDAPTISKDHEPSSADTEPSGSDEDPSDRGDAHSPEKDSSLDQPRQPAPSEKSEKSDGDSSSSDGEGVSSVKQVPSSSGDSPDLSTEGSAEDSDTTKTATEPGEHD
- the LOC117821902 gene encoding serine/threonine-protein phosphatase 4 regulatory subunit 2-A-like isoform X2 — protein: MDIDALLEALQDYEKKGKETCPVLEQFLCHVAKTGQPMIPWTQFKAYFMFKLEKVMDDFHASTPEQRGPHNPNVDYVPFEDMKQRILKIVDGYNGIPFTIQRLCELLTDPKRNYSGTDKFLMGLEKNVMVVSCVHPTSEKNGASSVNRMNGVMFPGNSSLYTDRNINGPGTPKPLNRPKLSLSTSLSTNGLPECPVGKEPEPTTEEVEEQHISDSSSSDGDSSPNTGIKNKHSEEEEEEENSDAEKHEVKRLKFDEKEEDDEAESGEKESSCCKGSESSSETTESSKDSGGQEDESEASGDAPTISKDHEPSSADTEPSGSDEDPSDRGDAHSPEKDSSLDQPRQPAPSEKSEKSDGDSSSSDGEGVSSVKQVPSSSGDSPDLSTEGSAEDSDTTKTATEPGEHD